A region of Oncorhynchus kisutch isolate 150728-3 unplaced genomic scaffold, Okis_V2 scaffold3840, whole genome shotgun sequence DNA encodes the following proteins:
- the LOC116372021 gene encoding zinc finger protein 22-like, whose product MRIHTGEKPYHCSQCGKCFNQLGNLKQHEIIHTEKPYHCSQCGKCFNQLGNLKRHERIHTEKPYHCSQCGKCFNQSVKLKRHERIHTGEALPLPPVWQVV is encoded by the coding sequence ATGagaattcacacaggggagaagccttaccactgctcccagtgtggcaagtgtttcaaCCAGTTAGGGAACCTGAAACAGCATGAGATAATACACacggagaagccttaccactgctcccagtgtggaaagtgtttcaaccagttagggaacctgaaacggcacgagagaatacacacggagaagccttaccactgctcccagtgtggaaagtgtttcaaccagtcagtGAAGCTGAAACGGCATGAGAGAATTCACacgggagaagccttaccactgcccCCAGTGTGGCAAGTGGTTTAA